The Candidatus Gracilibacteria bacterium genome has a window encoding:
- a CDS encoding gamma-glutamyl-gamma-aminobutyrate hydrolase family protein (Members of this family of hydrolases with an active site Cys residue belong to MEROPS family C26.) — translation GICIPGGFGNRGTEGMIAEAQYAREKKIPYLGICLGSQIMAIEYARNVLGISDANSEEFAPEGQNNIIHIMEHQKGLTTKGGNMRLGAYPCVIRDGTLAEQTYHDYGDPVNNTISERHRHRFEFNPAYREQMEQAGFIVSATSPDGTLAEIVELKDHPYMIATQAHPELASRPTHPHPLFMGFVKAMVK, via the coding sequence ATGGAATCTGTATTCCTGGTGGTTTTGGGAATCGTGGAACAGAAGGAATGATCGCCGAGGCACAGTATGCTCGTGAGAAAAAAATCCCATACCTCGGAATCTGTCTCGGATCGCAGATCATGGCGATCGAATACGCCCGTAATGTGCTCGGAATCTCGGATGCCAATAGTGAGGAATTCGCACCAGAAGGACAGAACAATATCATCCATATCATGGAACACCAGAAAGGTCTCACCACAAAATGAGGAAATATGCGTCTCGGTGCGTATCCATGTGTCATCCGCGATGGAACACTCGCTGAGCAGACGTATCACGATTATGGGGATCCTGTGAACAACACGATATCTGAGCGTCACCGTCATCGTTTCGAGTTCAATCCAGCATATCGGGAACAGATGGAACAAGCAGGATTTATTGTTTCTGCAACGAGTCCCGATGGAACACTCGCCGAGATCGTCGAACTCAAGGATCATCCCTATATGATCGCGACGCAAGCACATCCAGAACTCGCTTCTCGTCCGACTCATCCACACCCACTTTTTATGGGATTCGTGAAAGCAATGGTGAAATAA